From Achromobacter spanius, a single genomic window includes:
- a CDS encoding efflux RND transporter periplasmic adaptor subunit, producing the protein MRFSPKRFSGLAVSGGVLALILAGCGEKPQMNPGMPQVSVVTVQPQRAPIVSELPGRVDAVRDAQIRARVTGIVQRITFEQGGDVKENQLLFKIDPAPYKAAYDQATAQLKQAQANLFSAKLLADRYAPLVKANAVSKQEYDNAVASYRQADATVAAAKAAQDNAAINLSYTDVTSPITGRIGKPLVTEGALVESTSATQMATVQQLDPIYVDFTQSTADLAALRRAFASGRLQQVGKDAARATVVLEDGSEYEHPGKLLFTGITVDPSTGQVNLRAEVPNPDGILLPGMYVRVRLEQGFDDVALMVPQQALQRTADGKQSLMLVRDNKIAQSPVTTGGAFQNNWLVTSGLKAGDVVVVEGFQKIRPGAPVQVSQWKQGGAPAQGGAPAAQPGAKPAEPGATPGAAPAAKPADSAPQPGAKPAEPAQQDKAAGQKS; encoded by the coding sequence ATGCGGTTTTCGCCTAAACGATTTTCGGGTCTGGCAGTTTCCGGTGGCGTCCTCGCGCTGATATTGGCGGGTTGTGGTGAAAAACCCCAGATGAATCCTGGCATGCCCCAGGTCAGCGTCGTCACCGTGCAGCCGCAGCGCGCACCCATCGTCTCTGAATTGCCCGGCCGCGTGGACGCGGTGCGCGACGCGCAAATCCGCGCCCGCGTCACCGGCATCGTGCAGCGCATCACGTTCGAGCAGGGCGGCGATGTGAAAGAAAACCAACTGCTGTTCAAGATCGATCCGGCGCCCTACAAGGCCGCCTACGATCAGGCCACCGCCCAGTTGAAGCAGGCGCAGGCCAACCTCTTCAGCGCCAAGCTGCTGGCAGACCGCTATGCTCCGCTGGTCAAGGCCAATGCCGTCAGCAAGCAGGAATATGACAACGCCGTGGCGTCCTACCGTCAGGCCGACGCCACCGTCGCCGCCGCCAAGGCCGCGCAGGACAACGCCGCGATCAACCTGAGCTACACGGACGTCACCTCGCCCATCACCGGCCGCATCGGCAAGCCGCTGGTCACCGAGGGCGCGCTGGTCGAATCGACCTCCGCCACGCAAATGGCCACGGTGCAGCAGCTCGATCCCATCTACGTCGACTTCACGCAGTCCACCGCCGACCTGGCCGCGCTGCGCCGCGCCTTTGCCAGCGGTCGTCTGCAGCAGGTGGGCAAGGACGCCGCCCGCGCGACCGTCGTGCTCGAAGACGGCTCTGAATACGAGCATCCCGGCAAGCTGCTGTTCACGGGCATCACCGTGGACCCCAGCACGGGCCAGGTGAACCTGCGCGCCGAAGTCCCCAACCCCGACGGCATCCTGTTGCCCGGCATGTACGTGCGCGTCCGGCTGGAGCAGGGCTTTGACGACGTGGCCCTGATGGTTCCCCAGCAGGCGCTGCAACGCACCGCCGACGGCAAGCAGAGCCTGATGCTCGTGCGCGACAACAAGATCGCGCAGTCGCCGGTCACCACCGGCGGCGCCTTCCAGAACAACTGGCTGGTCACCAGCGGCCTGAAGGCCGGCGACGTGGTGGTGGTCGAGGGCTTCCAGAAGATCCGTCCCGGCGCGCCGGTGCAGGTCAGCCAATGGAAACAGGGCGGGGCGCCCGCACAGGGCGGCGCGCCTGCTGCACAGCCCGGCGCCAAGCCGGCTGAGCCGGGCGCAACCCCCGGCGCAGCCCCGGCCGCCAAGCCCGCCGATTCCGCCCCGCAGCCCGGCGCCAAGCCGGCCGAGCCTGCCCAGCAGGACAAGGCCGCAGGCCAGAAATCGTAA
- a CDS encoding efflux RND transporter permease subunit, with amino-acid sequence MPQFFIDRPIFAWVVALFILLAGVLAIPNMPVAQYPDVAPPAITITATYPGASAPEVAESVTSIIEDQLNGAKGLIYYESVSDSYGTSTITATFAPGTNPDLAQVDVQNRVSNVIAQLPAAVQQQGLQYEQTSTGFLMIVTLSSTDGTLDQTALADYITRNVKNPVSRVPGVGQFQLFAAPRAMRIWVDPAKLVGFNLSMAEVNNAIASQNVLISGGSIGAPPNPDSQRITATVTANGQLSTVDGFGRIVLRANTDGSKVLLRDVARIEVGADNYQFGARLNGKPTAAFAIVLSPNANALATAQGVRDQMQELSKYFPDNIQYSVPYDTAPYVKVSIEQVLHTLAEAMVLVFLVMYLFLQNVRYTLIPALVVPVAMLGAFAVMLALGFSINVLTMFAMVLAIGILVDDAIVVVENVERIMATEGLPPKEATKKAMPQISGAIIGITLVLVTVFLPLAFMSGSVGVIYRQFSVAMAVSIFFSALLALTFTPALCATILKPVAKGHHEDKKGFFGWFNRKFDATTHGYQNWVSRILHKGGRMMLVFLVLVLLLGWLYLRLPSSFLPEEDQGYVVSNIELPTGASANRTVEVIEQVEKYFQGIPAVENVIAVQGYSFNGNGLNAAIAFTTLKDFKDRKERQDSAGAIAFTAFEKQLMGIHDAQVFTLVPPAISSLGNATGFDLRLQDRGAAGTEALAAATAQLMGEAMKSPVLSQVRITGLSAGTQLTLNIDRDKAAALGVDFNEAASLISTAVGSAYLSKFPNMGRMQNIWVQADAPYRMQLSDVLKLNARNGQGGMVPLSTFVSAEWVQGPVQVVRYNSYESMRIGGSSAPGYSTGEAMDEMQRLVAQLPQGFGYEWTGLSYQELQAGNQAPILMGLSLLVVFLVLAALYESWAIPISVMLVVPLGMLGAVALVSVLGMSNDVYFQVGMVTVIGLAAKNAILIVEFAKDQYARGMGLYESAVEAARLRFRPILMTSLAFILGVIPLAMATGAGAASQRAVGLGVLGGMLAATPFAVIFVPTFFVVVLGLFKTRPRLLGAEKRLFEEEQAAKKAEAEKAALPATPQPAQPTGGQEGKE; translated from the coding sequence ATGCCGCAATTTTTTATCGATCGACCAATCTTCGCCTGGGTAGTTGCCCTTTTCATTCTGCTGGCAGGGGTGTTGGCCATCCCGAACATGCCGGTCGCGCAGTACCCCGATGTGGCGCCGCCAGCCATCACGATCACGGCAACCTATCCGGGCGCGTCGGCCCCGGAAGTGGCCGAGTCGGTCACCAGCATCATCGAAGACCAGCTCAACGGCGCCAAGGGCCTGATCTATTACGAGTCCGTCAGCGATTCCTACGGCACCTCGACCATCACCGCCACGTTTGCGCCCGGCACCAATCCTGACCTGGCGCAGGTGGACGTGCAGAACCGCGTGTCCAACGTGATCGCCCAGCTGCCCGCCGCGGTGCAGCAGCAGGGCCTGCAGTACGAGCAGACCAGTACCGGCTTTCTGATGATCGTGACGCTGTCGTCCACCGACGGCACGCTGGACCAGACGGCCCTGGCCGACTACATCACCCGCAACGTGAAGAACCCGGTTTCCCGGGTGCCTGGCGTCGGCCAGTTCCAGCTCTTTGCCGCGCCGCGCGCGATGCGCATCTGGGTGGACCCGGCCAAGCTCGTGGGTTTCAACCTCAGCATGGCCGAGGTCAACAACGCCATCGCCAGCCAGAACGTGCTGATCTCCGGCGGCAGCATCGGCGCGCCGCCCAATCCCGATTCGCAGCGCATCACCGCCACGGTCACGGCCAACGGCCAGCTCAGCACGGTCGACGGCTTCGGCAGGATCGTCCTGCGCGCCAACACCGACGGCTCCAAGGTGCTGCTGCGCGACGTCGCCCGCATCGAGGTTGGCGCCGACAACTATCAGTTCGGCGCCCGCCTGAACGGCAAGCCGACGGCCGCTTTCGCCATCGTGCTGTCGCCCAACGCCAACGCGTTGGCCACGGCGCAAGGCGTGCGTGACCAGATGCAGGAGCTGTCCAAGTATTTCCCGGACAACATCCAGTACTCGGTGCCGTACGACACCGCGCCCTACGTCAAGGTCTCCATCGAGCAGGTGCTGCACACCCTGGCTGAAGCCATGGTGCTGGTGTTCCTGGTCATGTATCTGTTCCTGCAGAACGTGCGTTACACGCTGATCCCGGCACTGGTGGTCCCGGTGGCCATGTTGGGGGCGTTCGCGGTGATGCTGGCGCTCGGGTTCTCGATCAACGTGCTGACCATGTTTGCGATGGTGCTTGCCATCGGGATTCTGGTGGACGATGCCATCGTGGTCGTCGAAAACGTCGAGCGGATCATGGCGACCGAGGGCTTGCCGCCCAAGGAGGCCACCAAGAAAGCCATGCCGCAGATCAGCGGCGCCATCATCGGGATCACGCTGGTGCTGGTGACGGTGTTCCTGCCGCTGGCCTTCATGAGCGGGTCGGTGGGCGTGATCTACCGCCAGTTCTCGGTGGCCATGGCCGTGTCCATCTTCTTCTCGGCGCTGCTGGCGCTGACCTTCACGCCGGCGCTGTGCGCCACGATCCTCAAGCCCGTGGCCAAGGGCCACCACGAGGACAAGAAGGGGTTCTTCGGCTGGTTCAACCGCAAGTTCGACGCCACCACCCACGGCTACCAGAACTGGGTGTCGCGCATCCTGCACAAGGGCGGCCGGATGATGCTGGTGTTCCTGGTGCTGGTCCTCTTGCTGGGCTGGCTGTATCTGCGCCTGCCGTCGTCGTTCCTGCCTGAGGAAGACCAGGGCTATGTGGTCAGCAACATCGAACTGCCGACCGGCGCCAGCGCCAACCGCACCGTCGAGGTCATCGAGCAGGTCGAAAAGTACTTCCAGGGCATCCCGGCCGTCGAGAACGTCATCGCCGTGCAGGGTTACAGCTTCAACGGCAACGGCCTGAACGCCGCCATCGCGTTCACCACGCTCAAGGACTTCAAGGACCGCAAGGAACGCCAGGATTCCGCCGGCGCCATTGCTTTCACCGCCTTCGAAAAGCAGCTCATGGGCATCCATGACGCGCAGGTGTTCACGCTGGTGCCGCCGGCCATCTCGTCGCTAGGCAACGCCACGGGCTTTGACCTGCGGCTGCAGGATCGCGGCGCGGCCGGCACCGAGGCGCTGGCCGCGGCCACCGCCCAACTGATGGGCGAGGCCATGAAGAGCCCGGTGCTGTCGCAGGTCCGCATCACGGGCTTGTCGGCGGGCACGCAGCTCACCCTTAACATCGACCGCGACAAGGCGGCCGCGTTGGGCGTGGACTTCAATGAAGCCGCCTCGCTCATTTCCACGGCGGTCGGTTCGGCGTATCTCAGCAAGTTCCCCAACATGGGCCGGATGCAGAACATCTGGGTTCAGGCGGACGCGCCGTATCGCATGCAGCTGTCCGACGTGCTCAAGCTGAACGCGCGCAACGGGCAGGGCGGGATGGTGCCGCTGTCGACGTTCGTGTCGGCGGAATGGGTCCAGGGTCCGGTGCAGGTGGTGCGCTACAACAGCTACGAGTCGATGCGTATCGGCGGCAGCTCGGCGCCGGGCTACTCCACGGGCGAGGCCATGGACGAAATGCAGCGGCTGGTCGCCCAGTTGCCGCAGGGCTTCGGCTACGAGTGGACGGGCCTGTCCTACCAGGAATTGCAGGCCGGTAATCAAGCGCCCATCCTGATGGGCCTGTCGCTGCTGGTCGTGTTCCTGGTGCTGGCCGCGCTGTACGAAAGCTGGGCCATTCCGATCTCCGTCATGCTGGTGGTGCCGCTGGGCATGCTGGGCGCGGTGGCGCTGGTCAGCGTGCTGGGCATGTCCAACGACGTGTACTTCCAGGTGGGGATGGTGACCGTGATCGGCTTGGCGGCCAAGAACGCCATTCTGATCGTGGAATTCGCCAAGGATCAGTACGCCCGCGGCATGGGCCTGTACGAATCCGCGGTCGAGGCCGCCCGATTGCGCTTCCGCCCCATCCTGATGACGTCGCTGGCGTTCATCCTGGGCGTGATCCCGCTGGCGATGGCCACCGGCGCGGGCGCGGCCAGCCAGCGCGCGGTCGGCCTGGGCGTGCTGGGCGGCATGCTCGCCGCCACGCCGTTCGCCGTGATTTTCGTGCCGACGTTCTTCGTGGTGGTGCTGGGTCTCTTCAAGACCCGCCCGCGCCTGCTGGGCGCCGAAAAGCGTCTCTTCGAGGAAGAACAGGCGGCCAAGAAGGCGGAGGCCGAAAAGGCCGCCTTGCCGGCAACGCCGCAGCCCGCACAACCCACTGGTGGCCAGGAGGGCAAGGAATGA
- the uvrC gene encoding excinuclease ABC subunit UvrC gives MPDDFNLKSFLSDLPHLPGVYRHLDAAGEVMYVGKARDLKKRVSSYFQKTLSSPRIAQMVAKVARLEVTVTRSEAEALILENNLIKSLKPRYNILFRDDKSYPYLHITGHDWPRIAYYRGATNKRGQFFGPFPNAWAVRETIQILQKVFRLRTCEDSVFANRSRPCLLHQIGRCSAPCVGAIEAAEYERDVHRAVRFLNGEAKDVMGEIEARMLQASMELRFEEAAALRDQMGSLARVLHQQTMENVSGEDTDIIAVAIAGGKVCVNLAMVRGGRHLGDKPFFPSHAEGEAAPQVLEAFVAQHYTDNAMPPILVCSHTLPDPELIALLVEQSGGRPSRVLTRPQGTRRSWLEQAAKNAEMALARALTESGARAARTLALAEALDLDTDEAALDALRIECFDISHTAGEATQASCVVFEHHDMQPSLYRRYNIAGITPGDDYAAMRQVLTRRFAKVADGDAQMPGLVLIDGGKGQVEVARKVFAELGLDIQTLVGVAKGEGRKVGLETLVFADGRPPVALGGESAALMLIAQVRDEAHRFAITGMRARRAKTRNVSRLEEIEGVGARRRQRLLARFGGFSGVARASIEDLASVDGISQDLAIRIYEALR, from the coding sequence ATGCCCGACGACTTCAATCTCAAATCGTTCCTGTCTGACCTGCCGCATCTGCCGGGCGTCTACCGGCACCTGGATGCGGCGGGCGAGGTCATGTATGTCGGCAAGGCGCGCGACCTGAAGAAGCGCGTCTCGTCGTATTTCCAGAAGACGCTGTCCAGCCCGCGCATCGCCCAGATGGTGGCGAAGGTGGCGCGGCTTGAGGTCACGGTGACGCGCTCCGAAGCCGAAGCGCTGATCCTGGAAAACAACCTCATCAAGAGCCTGAAGCCGCGCTACAACATCCTGTTCCGCGACGACAAGTCCTATCCGTACCTGCACATCACCGGGCATGACTGGCCGCGCATCGCGTATTACCGCGGCGCCACCAACAAGCGCGGACAGTTCTTCGGCCCGTTCCCCAACGCCTGGGCGGTGCGCGAAACCATCCAGATCCTGCAGAAGGTGTTTCGCCTGCGCACGTGCGAGGACAGCGTCTTCGCCAACCGCTCGCGTCCCTGTCTGCTGCATCAGATCGGGCGCTGCTCGGCGCCGTGCGTGGGCGCGATCGAAGCGGCCGAATACGAGCGCGACGTGCATCGCGCCGTGCGCTTTCTGAACGGCGAGGCCAAGGACGTCATGGGTGAGATCGAGGCCCGCATGCTGCAGGCCTCCATGGAACTGCGCTTCGAGGAAGCCGCGGCGCTGCGCGACCAGATGGGCTCGCTGGCGCGCGTGCTGCATCAGCAGACCATGGAAAACGTCAGCGGCGAGGACACCGACATCATTGCGGTGGCGATTGCCGGCGGCAAGGTCTGCGTCAACCTGGCCATGGTGCGAGGCGGCCGCCATCTGGGCGACAAGCCGTTCTTTCCGTCGCACGCCGAGGGCGAGGCCGCGCCGCAGGTGCTGGAAGCCTTCGTGGCCCAGCATTACACCGACAACGCGATGCCGCCGATCCTGGTCTGTTCCCACACCTTGCCCGATCCCGAGCTGATCGCGCTGCTGGTGGAGCAATCCGGCGGCCGGCCGTCGCGCGTGCTGACGCGTCCGCAGGGCACGCGCCGATCCTGGCTGGAGCAGGCCGCCAAGAACGCCGAGATGGCGCTCGCCCGCGCGCTGACCGAATCCGGCGCCCGCGCCGCCCGCACGCTGGCGCTGGCCGAAGCCCTGGACCTGGACACCGACGAAGCCGCGCTGGACGCCCTGCGCATCGAGTGCTTCGACATCAGTCACACGGCCGGCGAAGCCACCCAGGCCTCCTGTGTGGTGTTCGAACACCACGACATGCAGCCCTCGCTGTACCGCCGCTACAACATCGCCGGCATCACGCCCGGCGACGACTACGCCGCGATGCGCCAGGTGCTGACGCGCCGCTTTGCCAAGGTCGCCGACGGCGACGCGCAGATGCCCGGCCTCGTCCTCATCGACGGCGGCAAGGGCCAGGTCGAGGTCGCGCGCAAGGTCTTCGCGGAACTGGGCCTGGATATCCAGACCCTGGTCGGCGTGGCCAAGGGGGAAGGGCGCAAGGTCGGCCTGGAAACCCTGGTCTTCGCAGACGGCCGCCCGCCCGTCGCGCTGGGCGGCGAATCCGCCGCGCTGATGCTGATCGCCCAGGTCCGCGACGAGGCCCACCGCTTCGCCATCACCGGGATGCGCGCCCGCCGCGCCAAGACGCGCAACGTCTCGCGCCTGGAAGAAATCGAAGGCGTAGGCGCCCGCCGCCGCCAACGCCTCCTGGCCCGCTTCGGCGGCTTCTCCGGCGTCGCCCGCGCCAGCATCGAGGATCTGGCGTCGGTGGACGGTATCTCGCAGGACCTGGCAATCCGCATCTACGAGGCGCTGCGCTGA
- a CDS encoding efflux transporter outer membrane subunit, with protein MKALMFRQTALTAFVAVALAGCSLAPEYKRPDAPVSPAWPDQPKVQYGAYTRATTLGSQPAADVMPQAGTPAAELGWREFFRDQRLQALIELSLVNNRDLRVAVQRVEEARAQYGIQRGAQWPSIGAGIQGQRQHLPANMRPGGPDSSSISSSYQAGIGLTTFEIDLFGRLRNLSEAAYQQYLSTEQAQKSVHITLVGSVAQSYFNLRAAEVQLELTQRTLASRQESYDLVKRRFDGGVASELDLNQSKSLLDTASADLAQLARARSQAMNALVLVVGTPLPDTLPPPATFGRDQLLATVPSGLPSDLLERRPDIAAAENQLLSANANIGAARAAFFPTISLTGLLGVASPSLGDLFKGGQGYWSFSPSITTPLFAGGSIREGLSLAKARDNIAVAQYEQTIQQAFREVSDALAGEATYGAQLDAQRALHDSSARTLELSNLRYTNGIDSYLQVQTAQVDFFNAQLSLVQTGLAALINRVELYKALGGGWEETTKVQ; from the coding sequence ATGAAAGCCCTGATGTTCAGACAGACCGCCTTGACCGCTTTTGTGGCGGTGGCGTTGGCCGGCTGCTCGCTGGCTCCCGAATACAAGCGTCCCGACGCGCCGGTCAGCCCCGCGTGGCCCGACCAGCCCAAGGTGCAGTACGGCGCGTACACGCGCGCCACCACGCTGGGCTCGCAGCCTGCCGCCGACGTGATGCCGCAAGCCGGCACGCCCGCGGCAGAGCTGGGCTGGCGCGAATTCTTCCGCGATCAACGCCTGCAGGCGCTGATCGAACTCTCGCTGGTCAACAACCGCGACCTGCGCGTTGCGGTCCAGCGCGTCGAAGAAGCCAGGGCGCAGTACGGCATCCAGCGCGGCGCGCAGTGGCCCAGCATCGGCGCCGGCATCCAGGGCCAGCGCCAGCATCTGCCGGCCAACATGCGGCCCGGCGGTCCCGATTCCAGCTCGATCAGCAGCTCTTACCAGGCCGGCATTGGCCTGACGACCTTCGAGATCGACCTGTTCGGCCGCCTGCGCAATCTATCTGAAGCCGCGTACCAGCAGTACCTGTCGACGGAGCAGGCGCAAAAATCCGTGCACATCACGCTGGTCGGTTCGGTCGCGCAGTCGTATTTCAACCTGCGCGCCGCCGAAGTCCAGCTTGAGCTGACGCAGCGCACGCTGGCCTCGCGCCAGGAATCCTATGACCTGGTCAAGCGCCGCTTCGATGGCGGCGTGGCGTCCGAACTGGATCTGAACCAGTCCAAATCGCTGCTGGACACGGCCTCCGCCGACCTGGCGCAACTGGCGCGCGCCCGGTCGCAAGCCATGAATGCGCTGGTGCTGGTGGTGGGCACGCCGCTGCCCGACACGCTGCCCCCGCCGGCCACGTTCGGCCGCGACCAGCTGCTGGCCACGGTGCCGTCCGGCCTGCCGTCCGACCTGCTTGAGCGCCGTCCCGACATCGCGGCCGCGGAAAACCAGCTGTTGTCCGCCAACGCCAACATCGGCGCGGCGCGCGCGGCGTTTTTCCCGACCATCTCGCTGACCGGCCTGCTGGGCGTGGCCAGTCCGTCGCTCGGCGATCTGTTCAAGGGCGGGCAGGGTTACTGGAGCTTCTCGCCGTCGATCACGACGCCGCTATTTGCCGGCGGCAGCATCCGCGAGGGACTGAGTCTGGCCAAGGCGCGCGACAATATCGCGGTCGCGCAGTACGAACAGACCATCCAGCAGGCGTTCCGCGAAGTGTCGGACGCGCTGGCGGGCGAGGCCACCTACGGGGCGCAGCTGGACGCCCAGCGCGCGCTGCACGATTCGTCGGCGCGGACGCTGGAGTTGTCGAATTTGCGTTATACCAACGGTATCGACAGCTACCTGCAGGTGCAGACCGCGCAGGTGGACTTTTTCAACGCCCAGCTGTCGCTCGTGCAAACCGGCCTGGCCGCGCTGATCAACCGCGTGGAGCTGTACAAGGCGCTGGGCGGCGGCTGGGAAGAAACAACGAAAGTGCAATGA
- the pgsA gene encoding CDP-diacylglycerol--glycerol-3-phosphate 3-phosphatidyltransferase, which yields MPINVPIILTWLRIAMIPLVVGLFYLPESWMSVPMRDTLAAWAFIIAALTDWFDGWLARRWNQTSAFGAFLDPVADKLMVCAALIVLLDLSRVDAFISLIIIGREITISALREWMAKIGASASVAVHRLGKFKTAAQMIAIPCLLYNQAIYGINTKLLGDILIIVAAVLTVWSMLYYLQRAWPAIREKAM from the coding sequence ATGCCAATTAACGTTCCCATAATTCTGACGTGGCTGCGAATCGCCATGATCCCGCTGGTGGTCGGGCTGTTCTACCTGCCCGAAAGCTGGATGTCTGTTCCCATGCGCGACACGCTGGCGGCATGGGCATTCATCATTGCCGCGCTGACCGACTGGTTTGACGGCTGGCTCGCCCGGCGCTGGAACCAGACATCGGCATTTGGCGCCTTCCTGGACCCCGTCGCCGACAAGCTGATGGTCTGCGCCGCGCTCATCGTGCTGCTGGACCTGAGCCGTGTCGACGCCTTCATTTCCCTCATCATCATCGGCCGCGAAATCACGATTTCCGCGCTGCGCGAATGGATGGCCAAGATCGGCGCCAGCGCCAGCGTGGCCGTGCACCGCTTGGGCAAGTTCAAGACCGCCGCCCAGATGATCGCGATTCCGTGCCTGCTGTATAACCAGGCGATCTACGGCATCAACACCAAGCTGCTGGGTGACATCCTGATCATCGTGGCCGCGGTGCTGACGGTCTGGTCGATGCTGTATTACCTGCAGCGCGCCTGGCCCGCGATCCGCGAAAAGGCCATGTGA
- the nagZ gene encoding beta-N-acetylhexosaminidase, producing the protein MAKKKSKAVLPPGPVMVDVAGYTLTKAEKKRLRHPLVGGVILFARNFENRAQLTALTRQIHKARKEPLLILVDHEGGRVQRFRDDGFTPLPPMRALGELWDSDPLQAMRLATEAGYVLAAELRACGVDMSFTPVLDLDYGVSKVIGNRAFHHDPRVVTMLSRALVQGLSLAGMSSCGKHFPGHGYVGADSHHEIPVDPRTLDEILKDDAAPYAWLGDAVLPSVMPAHVIYPKVDKHPAGFSKRWVQGILRKRLGYDGVVFSDDLTMEGASVAGDILDRANAALRAGCDMVLVCNRPDLADDLLARLQFDHAPESVARIRRLMPRFDAPDWDTLQAESRYQNARRLQSQIVPV; encoded by the coding sequence ATGGCCAAGAAAAAATCCAAGGCGGTCCTGCCCCCCGGCCCCGTGATGGTCGATGTGGCGGGATACACGCTCACGAAGGCGGAAAAGAAGCGCCTGCGCCACCCCCTGGTGGGCGGCGTCATTCTTTTTGCCCGCAATTTTGAAAACCGCGCCCAGCTCACCGCGCTGACGCGCCAGATCCACAAGGCCCGTAAGGAGCCGCTGCTGATCCTGGTGGATCACGAAGGCGGCCGCGTGCAGCGCTTCCGCGACGACGGCTTCACGCCCTTGCCCCCGATGCGCGCGCTGGGCGAACTGTGGGACAGCGACCCGTTGCAGGCGATGCGTCTGGCCACCGAGGCCGGCTACGTCCTGGCCGCCGAGCTGCGCGCCTGCGGCGTGGACATGAGCTTCACGCCCGTGCTGGACCTGGATTACGGCGTCAGCAAGGTGATCGGCAACCGTGCCTTCCACCACGATCCTCGCGTGGTGACGATGCTGTCGCGCGCGCTGGTGCAGGGCCTGTCCCTGGCCGGCATGTCGTCGTGCGGCAAGCATTTCCCCGGTCACGGCTACGTGGGCGCCGATTCGCACCACGAGATCCCCGTCGATCCGCGCACGCTGGACGAGATCCTGAAGGACGACGCCGCGCCCTACGCCTGGCTGGGCGACGCCGTGCTGCCGTCCGTCATGCCCGCGCACGTCATCTACCCCAAGGTGGACAAGCATCCGGCCGGCTTTTCCAAGCGCTGGGTGCAGGGCATCCTGCGCAAGCGCCTGGGCTACGATGGCGTCGTGTTCTCGGACGACCTGACCATGGAAGGCGCCTCGGTCGCAGGCGACATCCTGGACCGCGCCAACGCCGCGCTGCGTGCCGGCTGCGACATGGTGCTGGTGTGCAACCGTCCGGACCTGGCCGACGATCTGCTGGCGCGCCTGCAGTTCGACCATGCGCCCGAGTCCGTGGCGCGCATCCGGCGCCTGATGCCGCGTTTCGATGCGCCCGATTGGGACACCCTGCAAGCCGAAAGCCGTTACCAGAATGCCCGACGACTTCAATCTCAAATCGTTCCTGTCTGA
- the pdxJ gene encoding pyridoxine 5'-phosphate synthase, translating to MIELGVNIDHVATLRQQRHTVYPDPIAAALRAEDAGADLITLHLREDRRHIQDADVYAIRPQLRTRMNLECAVTPEMLEIACAVKPSDVCLVPEKRTELTTEGGLEVAGAMGPVSDAVALLAEAGIRVSLFIDPDPVQIAAAAKAGAPVIELHTGAYAEAEGEAAQAELQRIRLAVAEGLRHGLRVNAGHGLHYGNVKPVAALDGISELNIGHAIVAQSIFDGWEKAVRDMKALMVQARLHALRGL from the coding sequence ATGATAGAACTCGGTGTAAATATTGATCACGTCGCCACGCTGCGGCAGCAGCGCCACACGGTGTATCCCGACCCGATCGCCGCGGCGCTTCGCGCCGAAGATGCCGGCGCCGACCTGATCACGCTGCATCTGCGCGAAGACCGGCGTCACATTCAGGACGCCGACGTCTACGCGATCCGCCCGCAACTGCGCACCCGCATGAATCTGGAGTGCGCAGTCACGCCGGAAATGCTGGAGATCGCCTGCGCGGTCAAGCCCAGCGACGTCTGCCTGGTGCCCGAAAAGCGCACCGAGCTCACGACCGAAGGCGGGCTGGAAGTCGCCGGCGCCATGGGCCCGGTCTCCGACGCCGTGGCGCTGCTGGCCGAAGCCGGCATCCGCGTGTCGCTGTTCATCGATCCGGACCCGGTCCAGATCGCCGCCGCCGCCAAGGCTGGCGCGCCCGTCATCGAACTGCACACCGGCGCTTACGCCGAAGCCGAGGGCGAAGCCGCCCAGGCCGAGTTGCAACGCATCCGCCTGGCCGTGGCCGAAGGGCTGCGCCACGGGCTACGCGTGAACGCCGGCCATGGCCTGCACTATGGCAACGTCAAGCCGGTGGCCGCGCTGGACGGCATTTCCGAACTCAACATCGGCCACGCCATCGTCGCGCAATCGATCTTCGACGGCTGGGAAAAGGCCGTGCGCGACATGAAGGCGCTGATGGTGCAGGCGCGCCTGCACGCGCTGCGCGGGCTTTGA
- the acpS gene encoding holo-ACP synthase translates to MPMSDSSSATPAGAIAGIGMDLLRIDRIERALARHGDRFAEKILGPEELLKFHARRARDPVRGLRFLATRFAAKEAFSKAIGLGMRMPMTWRRVQTLNAPGGRPVLVIAPELLGWYADRFGAAHVSITDESDMAAAYVVVERKP, encoded by the coding sequence ATGCCGATGTCCGACTCTTCTTCCGCCACGCCCGCCGGCGCCATTGCCGGCATCGGCATGGACCTTCTGCGCATCGACCGCATCGAACGTGCGCTCGCCCGTCACGGCGACCGGTTTGCCGAAAAGATCCTCGGTCCCGAGGAACTCCTGAAATTCCACGCCCGCCGCGCACGCGACCCGGTCCGCGGGCTGCGCTTTCTGGCCACCCGCTTTGCCGCCAAGGAAGCCTTTTCCAAGGCCATCGGGCTGGGCATGCGCATGCCGATGACCTGGCGGCGCGTGCAGACACTTAACGCGCCGGGCGGCCGCCCGGTGCTGGTGATCGCGCCCGAACTGCTGGGCTGGTACGCTGACCGGTTCGGCGCGGCCCACGTTTCCATTACCGATGAATCCGACATGGCCGCCGCATATGTGGTGGTCGAGCGCAAGCCCTGA